Genomic window (Gemmatimonadota bacterium):
CATCCAGACCTTCTACTCCAGGCGTATCGCGGATATCCGGGCCGGTGGGCGGGTGGTGGGAAAACAGGGACCATGGACGTTCGCGTTCCTGGGCGCCGACGCCCAGGGCACGGGAGATGCGGCCGACCCTCGCTTCGCGGTGGGACGCATGCAGCGCGACATCGGGCGGTCCAGCGTCGGCGCCACCTGGGCCGAGCGGAGAGCCGACGGGCTCGGGCAGGGCTCGGCAGGGCTCGACGCCAACCTCTTCTTCTCCTCCACCTTCGGCTTCACCGGGCAGCTCATTCGGAGTTTCGGGGAATACGACACCGGGAACTGGGGCTACTTCCTCCGCCCGACCTACGACTCCCCGACGGGGCACTTCCACGTGCGCTACACCCATCTCGGAGATCGTTTCGGCGACAACGTCAACCCCGTGGGACTCGTCCGGGACGACAACCGCAGGGAGTTGGATTCGGCCCTGGAGAAGAAGTTCTGGCTTCCTTCAGGACCCTTCGAGCAGGTCGCCTACGGGTCCAACTACAACGCGTACTGGGGCCAGGACGGGACGCTTCGCAGTTGGAGGGTGGATCAGGGGCTGGACCTCGAACTCCGCAGCCGCTGGTCCCTCTCCATGGACCACGCTGAAGAGCTCCAGCGCTTCGAGAAGGAGTTCCGGAACCGCTCGACGGGGCTGGGGGTCGGCTTCAACACGCGGGAGTTCCGCTCGGTGGAGGTGGGGGCCGAGTTCGGGAGGAACTTCGACGCCGACTACCGGCTCCTCAACGCGGCCGGGCGCCTCAAGCCCACGCCCACATCGTCCCTCGAGTACCAGCTCGAGCGACTGCTCTTGGATCCCGACCCCGAGGATGAAAGCACATGGATCCACGTGGTCCGTGCCAGTCAGTTCTTCACCAACGACCTCTACCTTCAGCTCTTCTATCAGACCAACTCGGTCATCGAACGGCGGAACCTGCAGGCGGTTTTCGTCTATCGGTACGCGCCACCCTTTGGCACCGTGCAGCTCGCGTTTCAGCGCGGCACGGCGGCCTTTGGGCAAGTGTCGGATCAAGGGAACACGCTCTTCCTCAAAGTGACGCGGGTGTTCTGATCTGAACCGCCGCCGGGGATCCCGGCTGAAGCGTCGGTTGCCCTGTCTCTCCGGGCCGCATGAAGCCGAGACTGAATAGGATTCAGGGGGGCGACGTCAGTTAACAATCGGTTCGCGCTGCGGCGGGCTGGCGCCCGCCTTGGCCGCCATAGACAGAATTGACGTCGGACAGTCATTTGGGTCGGCGGCACACCCGCGCTGACGCGCGGGCGTCGCGAACCTTAGAACGTTAGGCGCCAAGACTCGATCCTGGACTACCTCCACGGTCGGTATTCGACGCTCGACATCGCGCAGAAGACCGGCATGATGGCTCGCTATCCCAAGTCGTCTTTCGAAGCGTCAACGGCCACCGTGCAGCGGGACCGACGGGTCGAAGGGCTCTTCGGCAATCGAGGCATGCTGATCGAGAGTATGGACATGAGGCTTGAGCGACTCGAGCTCCGGGCGGAAGAGCTGCTCACCTCGATCCGGAGATCCCGGTGACGTTGGCCAGCGTCGACGGCCCTCGCCAGCGGTCAACTGGTAGCACAACCGTGAATCCCGACATTCAGACCTATAACGCAGAACGGGACGGCGACGTCCGGGTGGTGTGTGAAGCCCTGGCTGCGGAGATCGAAGAATCATTGCCGGACGCGGAGAGCAAGATCTGGCACCGGCACCCGGTGTGGTTCTTCGACGGGAATCCCGTCGTAGGGTACAGCCAGGCGAAGGACGGGGTCCGCCTCTTGTTCTGGAGCGGCCAATCCTTTCACGAGCCGGGGCTGACGCCTGAAGGAAAGTTCATGGCCGCCGAGATCCGGTTCACGTCTCACGAGCAGATCGACAGGACCAGGCTCAAGCGGTGGCTGGCCGAGTGCCGAGACATCCAATGGGACTACAAGAACATCGTGAAGCGCAAGGGGAGGTTGGAGCGCCTCACGTAGTGTCCCGCGGGATCGTTTCTGATCGAGGCGGGCGCCTGCGCGCGGCCGGGGCAGTCCACCTTCGGCATCACGAACGCCGTCACCGATGTCAGATGGTTCATGCCCACCACTCGGCCAGGATACGCTTTCGATGCCCGAAGGAGAGAAGGTGAAGGGTCCTGCCTCGTACTTTCCGTCGATCGAGAAGAAGTACGGCAAGCCGATCGATCATTGGATGGCCGTGCTGGATGACCTGAAGGACCGCAAGCACATGGAGATGGTCGAAGTGCTGAAGGTCAAGCACCAGTTGGGGCACGGCCACGCCAACGCGCTGGTGGCGCACTACCGTGCCGCGGCCAGTCGGTAGGCACGGAAGCCAAGACCCGGACGAGGAGGCCGACAGATGCAGGGCACGATCTCGAGCATCACGCTCTGCTTCAGCGAGCTCGAGCGCTCCGTGCGCTCGGGCACAGTCTCGGAAGTCCCTGGAGAGGTCGCCGAGGTGATGGCCCTCGGGACGGCGCGACCATGAGACGGGCAAGGGCTCTCGCCCTTGTCTGCTTGGCTACCACGCTATCCTGTGAGGCCAACGGCAGTGGCCACTCCCCGACCCGGTGGGACAGCGCCGGCGTCCAGATCACGGAGTCCGCACAGGCGGTCTGGGCGCCGGGTGACGAGTGGCGTGTAGCGCAGACACCGCTCGT
Coding sequences:
- a CDS encoding DUF4287 domain-containing protein produces the protein MPEGEKVKGPASYFPSIEKKYGKPIDHWMAVLDDLKDRKHMEMVEVLKVKHQLGHGHANALVAHYRAAASR
- a CDS encoding DUF1801 domain-containing protein, which translates into the protein MNPDIQTYNAERDGDVRVVCEALAAEIEESLPDAESKIWHRHPVWFFDGNPVVGYSQAKDGVRLLFWSGQSFHEPGLTPEGKFMAAEIRFTSHEQIDRTRLKRWLAECRDIQWDYKNIVKRKGRLERLT